A stretch of the Sphingobacterium thalpophilum genome encodes the following:
- a CDS encoding sensor histidine kinase translates to MNFILPNRSQWRTLSFPFPIIIISIYYLMFYNLGMDLTHSLNLFGLVFTLGILSWWLSVVISNCMNWLLPDSEQLPLRALCIFLSQLSIEIVIVSILFQALDRVSQPGRLELDQAHFVAALVLALLSNIIFNSIWQVRYIFEHWKNALTTKELLDQEQLLREYRGLREQLHPYFLFDSLYAVGRLIANDLERSITYLDVLSKVYRAFLNENKKELCSLSQEFEHVMLYVKLLETANGMPIRLDISPIGEHSAHYLPPFSIQRIIEDVKDYHYPDPNLPEIRIWTEEAYVYVEHGLHAHWNYTPSANLRSIVGRYNYLKIGQFSVKKNGESLRYSLPLQVK, encoded by the coding sequence ATGAACTTCATCCTGCCCAACCGTAGCCAGTGGAGGACCTTATCCTTCCCGTTTCCCATTATCATCATCTCCATCTATTACCTGATGTTCTATAACCTTGGAATGGATTTGACCCATAGCCTCAACCTCTTCGGTCTCGTCTTCACGCTGGGCATCCTTTCGTGGTGGTTGTCTGTGGTCATCAGCAATTGCATGAACTGGCTCCTTCCCGATTCGGAACAGCTTCCATTAAGGGCACTGTGCATCTTCCTATCCCAGCTGTCAATAGAGATCGTCATCGTTTCGATCCTGTTCCAGGCCTTGGACAGGGTCTCGCAACCTGGACGACTTGAGCTCGACCAAGCCCATTTCGTTGCCGCGCTGGTATTGGCCCTGTTGAGCAATATCATCTTCAACAGCATTTGGCAGGTCAGATATATCTTTGAGCACTGGAAAAATGCATTGACCACAAAAGAACTTTTGGACCAGGAACAGTTGTTAAGGGAATATCGCGGACTTAGGGAACAGCTACATCCCTATTTCCTGTTTGACAGTTTATATGCTGTAGGCCGATTGATCGCCAATGACCTGGAAAGGTCCATTACCTATCTGGATGTACTGAGCAAGGTCTATCGTGCATTTCTGAACGAGAACAAAAAGGAACTCTGCAGCCTGTCACAGGAATTTGAGCATGTCATGTTGTACGTCAAATTGTTGGAAACGGCCAATGGAATGCCGATAAGACTAGACATCAGTCCGATTGGAGAGCACTCAGCCCATTACCTTCCCCCATTCAGCATACAAAGGATCATCGAAGACGTAAAGGATTACCATTATCCAGACCCCAACTTGCCCGAAATCCGCATTTGGACCGAAGAGGCCTACGTCTACGTTGAGCACGGACTACATGCACATTGGAACTACACGCCATCGGCCAACCTGCGCAGCATCGTTGGAAGGTACAATTATTTAAAAATAGGCCAATTTTCGGTCAAGAAAAATGGAGAAAGCCTTCGCTACAGTCTTCCATTACAAGTAAAATAG
- a CDS encoding sensor histidine kinase, which translates to MSLFFPRGRQLKRQDFYVLFFIRPPFMFLIAYWLFGSSYFSHWHIFWPVTLALIVQTVVSWRLHIYADGLIRSRYANIEKVTERLVWSMGSHICIMVTVISASCALFVLTDFQDFDFQWDGYFKTLVTGFCTNIAATGFHEGVYMFHNWRKTWLEAEELKKNNLKSQLTGLKCKIDSHFLFNSINTLSSLIEEDRTLAEKFLDEMSKVYRYILQGDREELIPLGEEIDFIHSWFFLLKTRYGSAIELQLGQLGDTEAYALPVLSLMLIAENIIEHNSISKKAPLKLCIQRERDNLLFGHLMQPKKNSPIVNEDQKIHHLFDKYKLMGIYDADLFYHKQWRWVKIPLILIPRPL; encoded by the coding sequence ATGAGCCTGTTTTTCCCTAGGGGCCGACAGTTGAAGAGACAGGATTTCTACGTCCTATTTTTCATCAGGCCCCCGTTTATGTTCCTGATCGCCTATTGGCTATTTGGCTCGAGCTATTTCAGCCATTGGCATATCTTTTGGCCGGTAACTTTGGCATTGATCGTCCAAACGGTCGTTTCCTGGCGTCTGCACATTTATGCGGACGGATTGATCCGTAGCCGATATGCTAATATCGAAAAGGTGACCGAAAGACTGGTCTGGAGCATGGGCAGCCATATCTGCATCATGGTGACGGTCATCAGCGCAAGCTGTGCCCTATTTGTGCTCACGGACTTCCAGGACTTTGATTTCCAGTGGGACGGTTATTTCAAGACGCTGGTGACCGGTTTCTGCACCAATATTGCCGCTACCGGCTTTCACGAAGGCGTCTACATGTTCCACAATTGGCGGAAAACCTGGTTGGAAGCCGAGGAACTGAAAAAGAACAATCTCAAGAGCCAGTTAACGGGACTGAAGTGCAAGATAGATTCGCATTTTTTATTTAACAGCATCAATACCCTATCCAGTCTTATTGAAGAAGATAGGACCTTGGCAGAAAAGTTTTTGGACGAGATGAGCAAGGTCTACCGTTACATCCTACAAGGTGACCGGGAAGAACTGATCCCCCTGGGCGAAGAAATCGATTTTATCCATTCCTGGTTTTTTCTGCTCAAGACAAGATACGGGTCTGCCATTGAGCTGCAACTGGGACAGCTTGGAGATACGGAGGCCTATGCACTTCCCGTACTCAGTCTGATGCTCATCGCCGAAAATATCATCGAACACAATTCGATCAGCAAGAAGGCTCCGTTAAAGCTATGCATCCAGAGAGAAAGGGACAACCTACTGTTCGGTCATTTGATGCAGCCTAAGAAAAACAGTCCTATCGTCAATGAGGACCAAAAGATCCACCATCTTTTTGATAAATACAAGCTAATGGGCATCTATGACGCTGACCTATTCTACCACAAACAATGGAGGTGGGTTAAAATCCCATTGATCTTAATCCCTAGGCCCTTATGA
- a CDS encoding amidohydrolase family protein, producing MMIIRNIRIFDGAPVSGAKDIYIEDGIITAIKENTGGYDQEQGHVVLDGKGMLAVAGMTDSHKHVWQAPFKGYSADQLLLEYLEKVCGDMAQKISAEQLYQLNLYGYLQAAASGVSNVFDWSHIMNSEAHADAAVQAAIDSGINVLFFHSTSAFGRDKLWNNSTIPHQPYVEQLARSHKHQSNVRIGMGIRGPEFATMEVNRADIELAASLDCPVSMHLGSSILGKIHQPVRQLADHGLLDERLNLVHCSTLSSEEYGLIAEAGCLVSITPEAELQTALGYPAVELLADHPSAKWAIGTDIPTGATDSLIFQQRLLLQYYRGYMNQRAIDQMQFPTDIPYKANKFFFDSMDHANSYSGFNVSSKIEVGRNACINLFQWDQLEMGGFGQHPAFYFLQEEQLRTIVVNGKLFKLDGDWIDHDFQALSHQVQEIAKGILS from the coding sequence ATGATGATCATAAGAAATATCAGGATTTTTGATGGCGCACCAGTTTCGGGCGCCAAGGATATCTACATCGAAGATGGCATTATCACGGCCATAAAGGAAAATACTGGCGGGTACGACCAGGAACAGGGACACGTCGTATTGGACGGAAAAGGAATGTTGGCGGTGGCTGGCATGACCGATTCGCACAAGCATGTGTGGCAGGCACCCTTCAAGGGCTATTCTGCGGATCAATTATTATTGGAATACCTTGAAAAGGTCTGCGGAGACATGGCGCAGAAGATCAGTGCCGAACAGCTATACCAGCTGAATCTATACGGCTACCTACAGGCTGCGGCCAGCGGGGTTTCCAATGTATTTGACTGGTCACATATCATGAACTCGGAGGCCCATGCCGATGCGGCTGTACAGGCGGCCATCGACTCGGGCATAAATGTGCTCTTCTTTCATTCTACCTCTGCCTTCGGAAGGGACAAGCTCTGGAATAACAGCACCATTCCACATCAGCCCTATGTCGAGCAGCTCGCCAGATCTCATAAGCACCAAAGTAACGTACGCATCGGTATGGGCATCAGGGGGCCGGAGTTTGCGACCATGGAGGTTAACAGGGCCGACATCGAGTTGGCTGCCTCCCTAGACTGTCCGGTATCGATGCACCTTGGCAGCTCCATTCTGGGCAAGATCCATCAACCGGTACGCCAGCTGGCGGATCATGGGCTGTTGGACGAAAGGCTGAACCTAGTGCACTGCAGTACCTTGTCATCGGAAGAATACGGCTTGATTGCAGAAGCGGGCTGCTTGGTATCAATCACACCAGAAGCCGAACTACAGACAGCCCTCGGCTATCCAGCAGTAGAGCTCCTTGCGGACCATCCTTCGGCCAAATGGGCCATTGGTACAGATATTCCAACTGGTGCTACCGATAGCCTGATCTTCCAGCAACGTTTATTGTTGCAGTATTATCGCGGCTACATGAACCAGCGAGCGATTGATCAGATGCAGTTTCCGACAGACATACCCTACAAAGCGAACAAATTCTTTTTTGATTCGATGGATCATGCCAATAGCTACTCGGGCTTTAACGTATCCTCAAAGATCGAGGTCGGCAGAAATGCCTGTATCAACCTCTTCCAATGGGATCAGCTGGAAATGGGCGGCTTCGGACAGCATCCGGCATTTTATTTCCTACAGGAAGAGCAGCTCAGGACGATTGTTGTCAACGGCAAACTTTTCAAACTGGATGGCGACTGGATCGACCATGATTTCCAGGCATTATCCCACCAGGTCCAAGAGATTGCAAAAGGTATACTTTCCTGA
- a CDS encoding SDR family NAD(P)-dependent oxidoreductase — MEQKNQKKVVITGGNNGIGMALAQLLLDQQYQVTITLKPGQSPKWQHPHLKTVALEITDAYSIAQAAKTLEAECGGIDILVNCAGVATDAYFIIPEYESFKRTIDVNLTGLVFFNEAVLGLVSKGGHIINVSSDMGLLSQADTNGPAYRISKAALNMYTKMLALRMRETGIRVTAVHPGWVRTNVGGADAPMDTTTSAEGIYGVIMDAKRNGEFRNIANDDCFLL, encoded by the coding sequence ATGGAACAGAAAAATCAGAAAAAAGTAGTGATCACCGGTGGCAATAATGGTATAGGCATGGCCCTAGCTCAATTGTTGCTAGATCAACAGTATCAGGTGACCATCACCCTGAAGCCGGGACAATCTCCCAAATGGCAGCATCCCCACCTTAAAACGGTGGCCCTTGAAATTACCGATGCCTATAGCATAGCCCAGGCTGCCAAAACATTGGAAGCTGAATGTGGAGGGATAGACATCCTGGTCAATTGTGCGGGAGTAGCAACCGATGCCTATTTTATCATTCCTGAGTACGAATCCTTCAAAAGAACGATAGATGTGAACCTCACCGGTTTGGTGTTTTTCAATGAAGCGGTTTTGGGACTGGTCTCCAAAGGTGGTCATATCATCAACGTTTCCAGTGATATGGGATTGTTATCGCAAGCCGATACAAACGGACCAGCCTATAGGATTTCAAAGGCGGCACTCAACATGTATACGAAAATGCTGGCCTTGAGGATGCGTGAAACCGGGATCAGGGTGACTGCGGTCCATCCTGGATGGGTAAGGACCAATGTGGGCGGGGCGGACGCACCGATGGATACGACAACTTCTGCCGAAGGAATCTACGGAGTGATCATGGACGCCAAAAGGAATGGAGAGTTCCGGAACATTGCCAATGACGATTGCTTTTTGCTTTAG
- a CDS encoding serine hydrolase domain-containing protein: MKSSILCCAAILLWINSMAQPKPAHNEALDAYIAKEMKETGTLGMAVAVIKNGRILHSNTYGLANIEYGIPVSPRTNFAIASATKLFTSSLLMKWVQSGKISLEDPIGKFIPEAPKWQDIKIQHLLAHEGGIVWPGALGGYLGIGASSEFKVEPIETVIKQLKDSSLVFPPGSKQAYQNGDYFVLQYIIEKIAGEPIETVLKKELLLPMQMLDGGFDVEYRGFPFQTMYPIPNKSQNFTKGKNGPLVFKGYYSPASFGAGGMFLSLSDLCKWAICLDRQTILKKEIQDVAVAATGLKGGFSKMGWAIQNNNGLAIAGHSGGPGLADILRVPQDNFTVIVLSNNADLYAYLAGEILKMYYPNYKPEKMPKSFTRKLVR, translated from the coding sequence ATGAAAAGTTCAATTTTATGCTGTGCTGCTATCCTACTATGGATCAATTCCATGGCGCAGCCAAAACCAGCCCACAACGAAGCCTTAGACGCCTACATTGCAAAGGAAATGAAAGAAACCGGCACGCTCGGGATGGCCGTTGCCGTGATCAAAAACGGAAGGATATTACATTCCAATACCTATGGTCTTGCGAACATCGAATACGGTATTCCCGTTTCGCCGCGTACCAATTTTGCCATTGCCTCTGCGACCAAACTATTTACGTCCAGCCTATTGATGAAATGGGTGCAATCGGGGAAGATCAGCCTAGAGGATCCGATCGGCAAATTTATTCCAGAGGCACCCAAATGGCAGGACATCAAGATCCAGCACCTACTGGCACATGAGGGCGGCATAGTTTGGCCGGGAGCGCTTGGCGGCTATCTGGGGATTGGCGCTTCTTCCGAGTTCAAGGTAGAGCCCATCGAAACGGTCATCAAACAATTAAAGGACTCGTCGCTGGTATTTCCGCCCGGAAGTAAACAGGCCTACCAGAACGGAGATTATTTTGTGCTGCAATATATCATAGAAAAAATTGCAGGTGAGCCGATCGAAACGGTACTAAAAAAGGAACTTCTTTTGCCAATGCAAATGTTGGATGGAGGCTTTGACGTCGAATACAGGGGATTTCCTTTTCAGACCATGTACCCCATTCCCAACAAGTCACAAAATTTCACTAAGGGAAAAAATGGACCACTGGTCTTTAAGGGCTATTATTCGCCAGCCTCTTTTGGGGCCGGTGGGATGTTCCTCTCCCTTTCAGATCTTTGCAAGTGGGCAATCTGCCTGGATAGGCAAACTATCCTAAAAAAGGAAATACAGGACGTAGCGGTTGCAGCAACTGGCCTAAAGGGCGGTTTTAGCAAAATGGGATGGGCTATACAGAACAACAACGGACTGGCGATAGCTGGACATAGTGGCGGACCCGGCCTGGCGGATATCCTCAGGGTGCCCCAAGACAATTTTACGGTCATCGTACTGAGCAACAATGCCGACCTCTATGCCTACCTGGCCGGGGAGATCCTGAAAATGTACTATCCGAATTACAAGCCTGAAAAAATGCCGAAATCCTTCACAAGAAAGTTGGTTCGATAA
- a CDS encoding SRPBCC family protein → MIVTQSLSIEIAAERRKVFDYIADLRNDKYWRSEVNGTSITGEVQVGAVALEDSRLSPKVPSYLRKLRCTEWVDQTRVVYTSSTDESYFLRTLRTVHDNDRGGTRVCYTLEFDSAVVKVGLGFSLPHTIVNWVTKRAMRRYLRTLKRNLESKC, encoded by the coding sequence ATGATAGTAACACAGTCGCTCAGCATAGAGATAGCTGCCGAACGGAGAAAAGTTTTTGATTATATAGCAGATCTTCGCAATGATAAGTATTGGCGCAGCGAGGTCAACGGTACCTCCATAACAGGGGAGGTGCAGGTAGGAGCCGTTGCCCTGGAAGATTCCAGGCTATCCCCAAAGGTACCCTCGTACCTGCGAAAATTACGCTGCACGGAATGGGTCGACCAGACACGGGTAGTTTATACTTCCTCTACTGACGAAAGCTATTTTTTACGAACTCTTCGGACAGTTCATGACAATGATCGTGGTGGGACCCGTGTTTGCTATACGCTGGAATTCGATAGCGCGGTCGTGAAAGTGGGACTAGGGTTTTCACTGCCCCATACCATCGTCAATTGGGTCACCAAAAGGGCCATGCGCCGTTATCTTAGAACGCTCAAGAGGAACTTAGAATCTAAATGTTAA
- a CDS encoding TetR family transcriptional regulator produces MIKTNIDSTEQKIKQAARKVFISKGFAATRTRDIAEAGSSPLLVVILS; encoded by the coding sequence ATGATAAAGACAAATATAGACTCAACCGAGCAGAAGATCAAACAGGCGGCACGAAAGGTATTCATCAGCAAAGGCTTTGCAGCTACGCGGACGAGAGATATCGCCGAAGCGGGTTCTTCCCCACTTTTGGTGGTAATCTTATCATAA
- a CDS encoding ISL3 family transposase, which translates to MNASKLVFSNGDRFKVISVDNRQDELRIYVQSGTGSVSCPNCCIPSKRIHSYYTRKIADLPVFGKTSVIFLRSRKFYCRHQECPFKVFTERFEHYFKPYRRKTDRLENKIRQLGLLAGGRPAERICDLVSMPSSDTTILRLIENEAFSPSEGVTAVGVDDWAYKKRNSYGSILVNLHTGKAIDLLPDREEETLRKWLEMRPEIKVMSRDRYSNYQKAIIAGAPQAIQVTDRWHLLKNLSEAVQKVLVRQYSKVNAMLSPKQPLNEAEKAVCGQNISGGDKRSEANPQGGIRLQRFKQLKELQGKGHSIRAMARHLNMSRRTIKRYLDMKTLSRRSQSRNNPIEKFFPYIRKLMEEECIFRSKLTP; encoded by the coding sequence ATGAATGCCTCAAAACTCGTTTTTTCAAACGGGGATCGCTTCAAAGTGATATCGGTTGACAACAGACAGGACGAACTTCGTATTTATGTTCAGAGTGGCACCGGGTCTGTTAGCTGTCCGAACTGCTGTATCCCCTCGAAAAGAATCCATAGTTATTACACACGTAAAATCGCAGATCTTCCGGTTTTTGGAAAAACATCCGTGATTTTTCTTCGCTCGCGTAAGTTTTACTGCCGTCATCAGGAATGCCCGTTTAAAGTATTCACTGAACGTTTCGAGCATTACTTTAAGCCTTACAGGCGGAAGACCGACCGTTTGGAAAACAAGATCCGGCAGCTGGGACTACTGGCCGGGGGCAGACCTGCTGAGCGAATCTGCGACTTAGTGTCGATGCCTTCCAGTGACACGACTATACTGCGACTGATTGAAAACGAGGCTTTTTCACCATCAGAAGGTGTGACTGCTGTCGGGGTGGATGACTGGGCCTATAAAAAACGGAATAGCTATGGTAGTATCCTGGTCAATCTTCACACAGGGAAAGCTATCGACCTTCTGCCTGACCGGGAAGAAGAGACGTTGCGAAAATGGCTGGAAATGCGTCCGGAGATTAAGGTAATGAGTCGGGACAGATACAGTAATTACCAAAAAGCCATCATCGCCGGTGCACCACAGGCTATACAGGTAACCGACCGTTGGCATCTGTTGAAAAATCTAAGCGAAGCAGTACAGAAAGTATTGGTCAGGCAGTATAGCAAAGTCAACGCTATGCTGTCCCCGAAGCAACCCCTGAACGAAGCGGAAAAAGCGGTCTGCGGCCAAAATATCTCTGGTGGAGACAAAAGGTCCGAAGCGAATCCCCAAGGTGGAATCCGCCTTCAACGGTTCAAACAGCTTAAAGAACTGCAGGGAAAAGGGCACTCTATACGTGCGATGGCACGACATCTGAACATGAGCAGGCGAACTATCAAGAGATATCTGGATATGAAAACCTTATCCCGCAGATCACAAAGCCGTAACAACCCGATAGAAAAATTTTTTCCGTACATCAGAAAGCTTATGGAGGAGGAATGCATATTCCGGAGTAAATTGACCCCATGA
- the istA gene encoding IS21 family transposase, which translates to MSQIKQLIRLKQQGYAIKAIARCLSLSKNTVKTYLFKIGQAKLNMNELLELEDPILDGLLNAGNPAYRDARFEDFKERLSYFQQEPGRPGVTRKLLWEEYKQSVPDGYELSQFCFHLGQYLKVQKRSSMVMDHTPADKLYIDFSGKKLHYIDHDTGEVINCEIFVACLPFSNYCYATAVPSQKTPDFLDALDRCIQFLGGVPRCIVPDNLKSAVIKSDRYEPEINRCMEDPANHYATVIVPARAGKPRDKSAVENHVKIIYTQVFAKLRNRSFFSLSSLNSAVEDCVLKLNQTRMQNRSYCRQERFLSCEKHLLLPLPEHRFALKYYAELKIGENGHVYLGRDRHFYIAPSCYIGKKAQVIYTKNLVHIFVGGKQVALHQRSPKQNAYTTLEEHLDAGYREFRKKNPAHYLTRANAISPVFSELVQMIFDQKRHPEQLYRTCDGLFRLQRTYSDLFIKACRVAITHRQLRYKFVEGLLITGMVNFPEHGGAQSEKKTSPARKYQEPGVLFIT; encoded by the coding sequence ATGAGTCAGATAAAACAATTGATAAGATTGAAACAGCAGGGCTATGCCATAAAAGCGATAGCACGTTGTTTGTCACTGAGTAAGAACACCGTAAAGACCTATCTTTTCAAGATCGGTCAGGCAAAGCTCAACATGAACGAGCTGCTGGAACTGGAGGATCCGATTCTCGACGGGCTTCTTAATGCCGGTAATCCAGCCTATCGTGACGCCCGGTTTGAGGATTTCAAAGAGCGGCTTTCCTATTTTCAGCAGGAACCCGGCCGTCCGGGTGTTACCCGTAAACTTCTCTGGGAAGAATATAAGCAGAGCGTGCCGGACGGCTATGAACTTTCACAGTTCTGTTTCCACCTGGGGCAATATCTCAAAGTACAGAAGCGCAGCTCGATGGTGATGGACCATACGCCGGCAGATAAACTATATATCGACTTTTCCGGTAAGAAGCTTCATTATATCGATCACGATACCGGTGAGGTCATAAATTGTGAGATATTTGTGGCCTGTCTCCCTTTTTCCAATTATTGTTACGCCACAGCTGTACCAAGCCAGAAGACGCCGGACTTTTTGGATGCGCTGGATAGATGCATACAGTTTCTTGGCGGGGTGCCAAGATGTATCGTTCCGGACAATCTCAAGTCTGCGGTTATAAAAAGTGACAGGTACGAACCGGAAATCAACCGCTGTATGGAAGACCCGGCCAATCATTACGCTACTGTTATCGTTCCTGCACGCGCTGGAAAGCCCAGGGACAAGAGTGCCGTAGAAAACCATGTAAAGATCATTTATACGCAGGTATTTGCCAAACTTCGAAACAGGAGCTTTTTCTCATTATCATCCCTCAACAGCGCCGTTGAAGACTGTGTATTAAAGCTGAACCAGACGCGTATGCAGAACAGGAGCTATTGCCGGCAGGAACGGTTCCTCAGCTGTGAAAAACATCTTCTGTTACCATTACCCGAGCATCGCTTTGCACTAAAATATTATGCGGAGCTCAAGATCGGTGAAAACGGACATGTCTATCTTGGCAGGGACAGACACTTCTATATTGCACCCAGTTGCTATATCGGAAAGAAAGCACAGGTTATCTACACCAAAAATCTCGTGCACATCTTTGTTGGAGGAAAACAGGTCGCCCTGCATCAGAGGAGCCCAAAACAGAACGCCTATACTACCCTGGAGGAACATCTGGATGCCGGGTACCGTGAGTTCAGAAAAAAGAACCCTGCCCATTACCTGACAAGAGCAAATGCGATATCCCCGGTATTCAGTGAACTGGTACAGATGATCTTTGATCAGAAACGCCATCCTGAACAGCTTTACAGGACATGTGACGGACTGTTCAGGCTTCAAAGGACCTACAGCGACCTGTTTATAAAGGCCTGTCGGGTAGCTATTACTCATCGCCAGCTACGGTATAAGTTTGTTGAAGGTCTTTTAATAACCGGTATGGTAAACTTTCCGGAGCACGGCGGGGCACAGAGCGAAAAAAAAACTTCCCCTGCACGAAAATATCAGGAACCGGGGGTATTATTCATAACATAA
- the istB gene encoding IS21-like element helper ATPase IstB translates to MNIEHNMRRLRLLGMERSWKALVETRRMTELNFEDGLQLLLQSELDSREEKRFDRLKKNAAFRYQASVEELNMDPRRGMDKAQIADLITGGYIERGEPLLISGATGCGKSFLASALGLKACSQGKKVLYFNLQKLLQRTKIARLEGSMHKLLDRIAKSDLLILDDFGLVNLDQQQRLDLMEIIEDRHARSSTIIASQLPVASWYDVIGEDTIADAVLDRIVHTSHRIELKGESLRKKR, encoded by the coding sequence GTGAACATCGAACACAACATGAGACGTCTCCGGCTATTGGGCATGGAGCGTAGCTGGAAAGCGCTGGTAGAAACGCGTCGTATGACAGAACTTAACTTTGAGGATGGATTGCAGCTTCTCCTGCAGTCAGAGCTGGACAGCCGGGAAGAAAAACGGTTTGACAGACTAAAAAAGAATGCTGCCTTTCGCTATCAGGCATCGGTCGAGGAGCTCAATATGGATCCCAGACGCGGTATGGACAAAGCCCAGATCGCTGACCTGATTACTGGCGGGTACATTGAAAGAGGTGAGCCCCTACTGATATCGGGCGCGACGGGGTGCGGAAAAAGCTTTCTGGCCTCAGCCCTTGGGTTAAAAGCATGCTCACAGGGAAAAAAGGTCTTATACTTCAATCTACAGAAGCTGCTCCAGCGAACCAAGATTGCCAGACTGGAAGGATCAATGCACAAACTTCTGGACAGGATTGCAAAATCTGACCTGCTGATCCTGGATGACTTTGGTCTTGTAAATCTGGATCAGCAGCAAAGACTGGACCTGATGGAAATTATTGAAGATAGGCATGCCAGGTCATCCACCATTATAGCCAGTCAGCTTCCGGTCGCAAGCTGGTATGATGTGATTGGGGAAGATACAATTGCGGACGCTGTATTGGACCGGATTGTACATACTTCTCACCGAATTGAACTTAAGGGTGAAAGTCTAAGAAAAAAAAGGTAA
- a CDS encoding helix-turn-helix domain-containing protein, which produces MELRTLILLKKKGLSNRKVAQMMNINRKTVDSYIGRFRLLGLDYPELLAAYSGDVDPFPAILTPLILVIWGIFTNSLTILPFFS; this is translated from the coding sequence ATGGAACTTAGAACACTGATCCTTCTCAAGAAAAAAGGACTTAGTAACCGTAAGGTTGCCCAGATGATGAACATCAACCGTAAAACGGTAGATAGCTATATCGGCCGGTTTAGATTACTGGGATTGGATTATCCCGAACTGCTGGCTGCATATTCCGGTGATGTTGACCCCTTTCCGGCGATACTGACCCCTCTGATTTTGGTTATCTGGGGGATTTTTACCAATAGCCTGACAATATTACCTTTTTTTTCTTAG